In Streptobacillus canis, a genomic segment contains:
- a CDS encoding YbaB/EbfC family nucleoid-associated protein — protein sequence MVRKLKGAQSGASSQSDIIKKAQAMQERMLQIQEGLKDLFVEETVAGGLVTVKANGQKDIVEIKISQDIINDAAEEKNPDELSALVLSAVNGAMKKAEELAEREMSVVTGGVSIPGLF from the coding sequence ATGGTTAGAAAATTAAAAGGTGCACAATCAGGTGCAAGTAGCCAATCAGACATAATTAAAAAAGCACAAGCTATGCAAGAAAGAATGTTACAAATTCAAGAAGGATTAAAAGATTTATTTGTTGAAGAAACAGTTGCAGGAGGATTAGTTACTGTTAAAGCAAATGGACAAAAAGACATAGTAGAAATCAAAATTTCTCAAGACATCATAAATGATGCAGCAGAAGAAAAAAATCCAGATGAATTATCAGCTTTAGTATTATCTGCAGTTAATGGTGCAATGAAAAAAGCTGAAGAATTAGCTGAAAGAGAAATGAGTGTTGTTACTGGTGGAGTAAGCATTCCAGGATTATTTTAA
- a CDS encoding chromate transporter has translation MEKKISFLKLFTSLFIINSITFGGGYTIIPIIKDEFVEKNNAITEEEMIKIVTLAQSIPGVMTISTSFLVGYYTKGFLGAIVAVAASILPCIIVISLIAFSYSKVIEKIYIQKALKGISGAIIAMLFYTLYNMFVKQLNTKKKVFYVSINILVLILSLIFKLELVYILIICAFLGLWKNRGEI, from the coding sequence ATGGAAAAGAAAATTAGTTTTTTAAAATTATTCACAAGTCTATTTATTATTAATTCCATAACATTTGGAGGAGGATATACGATTATACCGATAATAAAAGATGAGTTTGTTGAAAAAAATAATGCGATTACTGAAGAAGAAATGATTAAAATAGTAACACTTGCACAATCTATACCGGGAGTAATGACAATATCAACTTCATTTTTAGTAGGTTATTACACTAAAGGTTTTTTAGGTGCAATTGTAGCTGTTGCAGCTTCTATATTACCATGTATAATAGTGATATCTTTAATTGCGTTTAGTTATAGTAAAGTTATAGAAAAAATATATATACAAAAGGCGTTGAAAGGTATTAGTGGAGCTATTATTGCAATGTTGTTTTATACTTTATATAACATGTTTGTTAAACAATTAAATACAAAGAAAAAAGTTTTTTATGTAAGTATTAATATATTAGTGTTAATATTATCTTTAATATTTAAATTAGAGTTAGTATATATATTAATAATATGTGCATTTCTTGGTTTGTGGAAGAATAGAGGTGAAATATAA
- a CDS encoding 2-hydroxyacid dehydrogenase produces MKVLCYGVRDVEEKFFHELNEKFNFEITCIPEYLNTKETAEMAKGYDAVILRGNCWANKENLDIYKECGVKYVLTRTVGVNHIDINYAKELGMQMAYVPFYSPNAIAELAVTLAMMLLRNTALMTSNCGNKDFRVTSSMFSREIRNCTVGIIGLGKIGFTAAKLFKGLGANVLGFDVFKKEDIEDTVTQVDLETLIKESDIISLHVPFIKENGKLVTKEFVEKMKNNSILINTGRGETMSTQAIIDGIKSGKLAGAGIDTLENESELFFKDFTGKTIPNELFEELTNLYPKVLLTPHLGSFTDEAVTNMIETTYENLQEFITTGDCKNKL; encoded by the coding sequence ATGAAAGTTTTATGTTATGGTGTAAGAGACGTTGAAGAAAAGTTCTTCCATGAATTAAATGAAAAATTTAATTTTGAAATTACATGTATACCTGAATATCTTAATACTAAAGAAACTGCTGAAATGGCTAAAGGTTATGATGCAGTAATCTTAAGAGGTAATTGTTGGGCGAACAAAGAAAATCTTGATATTTATAAAGAGTGTGGTGTTAAATATGTTTTAACTAGAACAGTTGGAGTTAACCACATAGATATCAATTATGCTAAAGAATTAGGAATGCAAATGGCTTATGTTCCATTTTATTCTCCTAATGCTATAGCTGAACTTGCAGTTACTCTTGCAATGATGTTATTAAGAAACACTGCATTAATGACTTCAAACTGTGGTAATAAAGATTTCAGAGTAACATCAAGTATGTTCTCTAGAGAAATCAGAAACTGTACAGTAGGAATAATAGGTCTTGGTAAAATAGGATTTACAGCAGCTAAATTATTCAAAGGTTTAGGAGCAAATGTATTAGGATTTGACGTATTTAAAAAAGAAGATATAGAAGATACAGTAACTCAAGTAGATTTAGAAACTTTAATTAAAGAAAGCGATATAATCTCATTACATGTTCCATTTATTAAAGAAAATGGAAAACTTGTAACTAAAGAATTCGTAGAAAAAATGAAAAATAATTCTATCTTAATTAATACTGGACGTGGTGAAACTATGTCTACTCAAGCCATCATAGACGGTATTAAATCAGGTAAACTTGCTGGAGCAGGTATAGATACTTTAGAAAATGAATCTGAATTATTCTTTAAAGACTTTACAGGAAAAACTATTCCAAACGAACTATTTGAAGAATTAACAAATCTTTATCCAAAAGTATTATTAACTCCTCATTTAGGTTCATTCACTGATGAAGCAGTAACTAATATGATAGAAACAACTTATGAAAATTTACAAGAATTCATTACAACAGGAGATTGTAAGAATAAATTATAA
- a CDS encoding chromate transporter: MLFKLYLAFFKIGMFAFGGGYVILPLIEEFIVKKYSWLTSATLIDIISISQVTPGPIAINAATFIGMTNKGILGSIIATVGVVSPQIILLTIFINYIGLENKMMMKMIDGIKPATISLIFIATLNILKKSMFIDWTISFKVEYISLICFVISIILIKLKIKMRNIIIVCAIISLFL, from the coding sequence ATGTTGTTTAAATTATATTTGGCTTTCTTTAAAATAGGAATGTTTGCTTTTGGTGGAGGATATGTAATTTTACCCTTAATAGAAGAGTTTATTGTAAAAAAATATTCGTGGTTAACTAGTGCTACTTTAATAGATATTATTTCGATATCTCAAGTTACACCTGGACCTATAGCAATTAATGCTGCAACATTTATTGGGATGACTAATAAAGGTATATTAGGTTCAATTATTGCAACTGTGGGAGTAGTAAGTCCTCAAATTATATTACTTACAATTTTTATAAACTATATAGGATTAGAAAATAAAATGATGATGAAAATGATAGATGGGATTAAGCCAGCAACTATTTCCCTAATTTTTATTGCTACATTAAATATATTGAAAAAAAGTATGTTTATAGATTGGACTATTTCTTTTAAAGTTGAGTATATTTCCCTAATTTGTTTTGTAATATCAATAATACTGATAAAATTAAAAATAAAAATGAGGAATATAATTATTGTTTGTGCAATAATTTCATTGTTCTTATAG
- a CDS encoding valine--tRNA ligase encodes MDKYNPLDIEQKWYKIWEEKGYFKPSKDETRPSYSIVIPPPNVTGVLHMGHVLNNTIQDVVVRYKRMKGYDTLWQTGTDHAGIATQNVVERKLAKDNLRKEDLGREEFIKRVWEWKEEHGGIITKQQRRIGNSVDWERERFTMDEGLSEAVREVFVTLYNQGLIYKGEYMVNWCPRCTTALADDEIDHIDKEGNIWEIRYPLKDEEGYLVVATTRPETMLGDTGVAVNPEDERYMHLIGKTAILPLMNREIPIVADNYVDKEFGTGVVKMTPAHDPNDFEVSKRTGLEIMNVFTKDAKINELGGKYQGMDRFEARKAILKDLEEAGLLVGVKKHNHAVGHCYRCKTVIEPRISDQWFVRMEPLAKRALEVVRNGEIKLTPKRMEKRYYNWLENIRDWTISRQIWWGHRIPAYYTPNNDLIVAKNLEDAQKICVERYGKEMELREETDVLDTWFSSALWPFSTMGWPEKTRDLERYFPTDLLVTGDDIIFFWVARMIMMSLHFLDQIPFKEVYFTGIIRDEIGRKMSKSLGNAPDTLGIIDKYGADAVRFSFMYNTSQGQDILFSEKLLEMGLTFANKIWNASKFVISNLEGFKEDISVLDLDFKLEDQWILSKLQLAARNINKEMEEYNIDTSAKIAYEFFRNDFCDWYLEIAKTRIYGIEENDADRQTAQWILRHVLDNGLRLLHPFMPFVTEEIWQKVKTYGETIMLVEYPEEDKGLLNMEAIKEFDYLKDTVSSIRNIRAENNISPAKKIEIIIDSEDENEKALLINNPKILDKLANVESIKVLTEVPKMAGFRVVGNTKVYVSLEGLIDVDKEIKKLNREIEKVKKELDRTLNKLSNEAFVAKAPKNVIDKENAIKEELEGKLKKLLDNIDVYKK; translated from the coding sequence ATGGATAAATATAATCCACTTGATATAGAACAAAAATGGTATAAAATATGGGAAGAAAAAGGATATTTTAAACCATCTAAAGATGAGACAAGACCATCTTATAGTATAGTTATCCCACCACCAAATGTTACTGGTGTTTTACATATGGGACATGTACTTAATAATACAATACAAGATGTTGTTGTAAGATACAAGAGAATGAAAGGTTATGATACTTTATGGCAAACAGGGACTGACCATGCTGGTATCGCAACTCAAAACGTTGTTGAAAGAAAACTTGCTAAAGATAATTTAAGAAAAGAAGATTTAGGAAGAGAAGAATTCATTAAAAGAGTATGGGAATGGAAAGAAGAACATGGTGGAATCATAACAAAGCAACAAAGAAGAATAGGAAACTCTGTTGATTGGGAAAGAGAAAGATTCACCATGGATGAAGGACTTTCTGAAGCAGTAAGAGAAGTATTTGTTACTTTATACAATCAAGGATTAATATATAAAGGTGAATACATGGTTAACTGGTGTCCTAGATGTACTACAGCTTTAGCTGATGATGAGATAGATCATATAGATAAAGAAGGAAACATTTGGGAAATTAGATATCCATTAAAAGATGAAGAAGGATATTTAGTAGTTGCTACAACAAGACCTGAAACTATGCTTGGAGATACAGGGGTTGCTGTAAATCCAGAAGATGAAAGATATATGCATTTAATAGGTAAAACTGCAATATTACCATTAATGAATAGAGAAATACCTATAGTTGCAGATAACTATGTAGATAAAGAATTTGGTACAGGAGTAGTTAAAATGACTCCAGCTCATGATCCAAATGACTTTGAAGTTTCAAAAAGAACTGGTCTTGAAATCATGAATGTATTTACTAAAGATGCAAAAATCAATGAGCTTGGTGGAAAATATCAAGGTATGGATAGATTTGAAGCAAGAAAAGCTATATTAAAAGATTTAGAAGAAGCTGGTCTTTTAGTAGGAGTTAAAAAACATAATCATGCTGTAGGACATTGTTATCGTTGTAAAACAGTTATAGAACCAAGAATTTCTGACCAATGGTTTGTTAGAATGGAACCACTAGCTAAAAGAGCATTAGAAGTTGTTAGAAATGGTGAAATAAAATTAACACCTAAGAGAATGGAAAAAAGATACTATAACTGGCTTGAAAATATTAGAGACTGGACTATAAGTAGACAAATTTGGTGGGGACACAGAATACCTGCTTACTATACACCAAATAATGATTTAATAGTTGCAAAAAATCTTGAAGATGCGCAAAAAATATGTGTTGAAAGATATGGAAAAGAAATGGAATTAAGAGAAGAAACTGATGTACTTGATACATGGTTCTCATCTGCACTTTGGCCGTTTTCAACTATGGGTTGGCCAGAAAAAACTAGAGATTTAGAGAGATATTTCCCTACAGATTTACTAGTTACAGGAGATGACATTATTTTCTTCTGGGTTGCTCGTATGATAATGATGAGTTTACATTTCTTAGATCAAATACCATTTAAAGAAGTTTACTTTACTGGAATAATTAGAGATGAAATAGGTAGAAAAATGTCTAAATCATTAGGTAATGCACCAGATACTTTAGGTATTATTGATAAATATGGAGCAGATGCTGTAAGATTTAGTTTCATGTATAATACTAGCCAAGGTCAAGATATATTATTCTCAGAAAAATTGCTTGAAATGGGACTTACATTTGCTAATAAAATATGGAATGCTTCAAAATTTGTAATTTCTAATTTAGAAGGATTTAAAGAAGATATTTCAGTACTTGATTTAGACTTTAAATTAGAAGATCAATGGATACTTTCTAAATTACAATTAGCTGCAAGAAATATTAATAAGGAAATGGAAGAATATAATATTGATACATCTGCTAAGATTGCATATGAATTCTTTAGAAATGATTTCTGTGATTGGTATTTAGAAATAGCTAAAACTAGAATTTATGGAATTGAAGAAAATGATGCAGATAGACAGACTGCTCAATGGATATTAAGGCATGTTCTTGATAATGGATTAAGATTATTACATCCATTTATGCCATTTGTTACAGAAGAAATTTGGCAAAAAGTTAAAACATATGGAGAGACTATAATGTTGGTTGAGTATCCTGAAGAAGATAAAGGATTACTAAATATGGAAGCTATTAAAGAGTTTGATTACTTAAAAGATACAGTATCTTCAATAAGAAATATTAGAGCAGAAAACAATATATCACCAGCTAAGAAAATAGAGATAATAATTGATAGTGAAGATGAAAATGAAAAAGCATTATTAATTAATAATCCTAAGATACTTGATAAACTGGCTAATGTTGAAAGTATTAAAGTATTAACTGAAGTACCAAAAATGGCAGGATTTAGAGTAGTTGGTAATACTAAAGTATATGTTTCTCTAGAAGGATTAATTGATGTTGATAAAGAAATTAAGAAATTAAATAGAGAAATTGAAAAAGTAAAAAAAGAACTTGATAGAACGCTTAATAAGTTATCTAATGAAGCATTTGTTGCAAAAGCCCCTAAAAACGTTATTGACAAGGAAAATGCAATAAAAGAAGAATTAGAAGGAAAACTAAAAAAATTACTTGATAATATTGATGTTTACAAAAAATAG
- a CDS encoding DUF2974 domain-containing protein, producing the protein MILEYLKWRGDLEFKSDKFNKIDALILARVSYIYFEGIIKKNETKVLKEAMNEFLESEDREQRTIWPYDIDLAKALIKSKRYSNLILSDYVNNVDNDEEKQFSAMVITLPDNVRYVSFRGTDDTVVGWKEDFNMSFTNKVPAQIESVSYLKKVLEKYDDKVIIGGHSKGGNLAIYSSIFIEDEYKKRILRIYNFDGPGFNNEILEDQRYEMILSKIETYIPKASVVGLFLERKEKVKIVGSSQKLIMQHDVYSWNILGKDFIYEKNLTVDSKVLSKSVTSWLETVEEEQRKEFVDLLFTSISGINLNMKEIVTSWQSTGQVLLKTIKEPVLRDMLFKTLGIIYEEYKKEMFKK; encoded by the coding sequence ATGATATTAGAATATTTAAAATGGAGGGGAGATTTAGAATTTAAGTCAGATAAATTTAATAAAATAGATGCATTAATTTTAGCAAGAGTTTCATATATATATTTTGAAGGAATAATTAAAAAGAATGAAACTAAAGTATTGAAAGAAGCTATGAATGAATTTTTAGAATCAGAAGATAGAGAACAAAGAACTATATGGCCATATGATATAGATTTAGCTAAGGCTCTTATAAAATCTAAAAGATATTCAAATTTAATATTAAGTGATTATGTAAATAATGTTGATAATGATGAAGAAAAGCAGTTTTCAGCTATGGTAATAACCTTGCCTGATAATGTTAGATATGTATCATTTAGAGGGACAGATGATACTGTAGTAGGATGGAAAGAGGATTTTAATATGAGTTTTACAAATAAAGTTCCAGCTCAAATTGAATCTGTGAGTTATTTAAAGAAAGTACTTGAAAAATATGATGATAAAGTAATAATAGGAGGACATTCTAAAGGTGGTAATCTTGCAATATATTCATCTATATTTATAGAAGATGAATATAAGAAGAGGATTTTAAGAATATATAATTTTGATGGACCTGGATTTAATAATGAAATATTAGAAGATCAAAGATATGAAATGATACTTTCTAAAATAGAGACATATATACCTAAAGCATCAGTAGTTGGCTTATTTTTAGAAAGAAAGGAAAAGGTTAAAATAGTTGGAAGTTCTCAAAAATTAATTATGCAACATGATGTATATTCTTGGAATATTTTAGGTAAAGACTTTATTTATGAAAAGAATTTAACAGTAGATAGTAAGGTATTAAGTAAGAGTGTTACAAGTTGGCTTGAAACTGTTGAAGAAGAGCAAAGAAAAGAATTTGTAGATTTATTATTTACATCTATTTCAGGGATAAATCTAAATATGAAAGAAATAGTTACAAGTTGGCAATCTACAGGTCAAGTATTACTTAAAACTATAAAAGAACCTGTATTAAGAGATATGTTATTTAAAACATTAGGTATAATTTATGAAGAGTATAAGAAGGAAATGTTTAAAAAGTAA
- a CDS encoding metal ABC transporter permease, with protein MSSSFIILTVAILTAISCSVLGVFLVLKNMSMLTDAISHTILLGIVISFFIVKKLDSPLLIIGASLIGLVTVYLVELITSSRLVKEDAAIGVVLSFLFSIAVLLISKYTANIHLDIDAVLLGEIAFAPFYTMDIFGLTISKGIVYGLVISIINISFVVLFFKELKISTFDRALAFSLGLYPTLVHYILMTLVSTTSVIAFESVGAMLLISFMIGPPVAAYLISKSIKTMIVISIIIGVFSSIVGYYSAIYLDVSIAGMIAVVIGIVFLIIFMFRKITNKYLM; from the coding sequence ATGAGTTCAAGTTTTATAATACTTACAGTAGCAATATTAACAGCAATTTCTTGTTCAGTTCTAGGAGTATTCTTAGTTCTTAAAAATATGAGTATGCTTACAGATGCGATAAGTCATACTATATTATTAGGTATAGTAATTTCATTTTTTATAGTAAAAAAATTAGATTCTCCATTACTTATAATTGGAGCATCTTTAATTGGATTAGTTACGGTATATTTAGTTGAATTGATAACTAGTTCTAGATTAGTGAAGGAAGATGCAGCCATAGGAGTTGTACTGTCTTTCTTGTTTTCTATAGCTGTTTTGTTAATATCAAAATATACAGCTAATATACATTTAGATATAGATGCAGTTTTATTAGGAGAGATTGCTTTTGCTCCTTTTTATACTATGGATATATTCGGCCTAACTATATCTAAAGGTATAGTTTATGGTCTAGTTATCAGTATTATTAATATATCGTTTGTAGTTCTATTTTTTAAAGAATTAAAAATATCTACTTTTGACAGGGCTTTAGCGTTTTCTTTAGGGCTATATCCTACTTTAGTTCATTATATCTTAATGACTTTAGTATCTACGACATCAGTAATAGCATTTGAGTCAGTAGGAGCGATGCTTTTAATTTCATTTATGATAGGACCGCCAGTTGCAGCATATTTAATTTCAAAAAGTATTAAAACAATGATAGTAATTAGTATAATAATAGGAGTATTTTCTTCTATTGTTGGATATTATAGTGCTATATATTTAGATGTTTCTATAGCAGGTATGATAGCAGTAGTAATAGGAATAGTATTCTTAATAATATTTATGTTTAGAAAAATTACTAATAAATATTTGATGTAA
- a CDS encoding transposase, with product MTSKMIKEDVRFFFNVGDNDVNNTKGIIKYLGRYLARVPIAEYKIVDINLNKNILTFMFNDLANNKEITYKTLSIQDFVTKLLFHLPYKHFKMINRFGFYARRKSSKLKLALTLFKSKLKKVPSLFRKNFKSIWGFDPFMQY from the coding sequence ATGACTTCTAAAATGATTAAAGAAGATGTTAGATTCTTCTTTAATGTTGGTGATAATGATGTTAATAACACTAAAGGTATTATTAAATACCTTGGTAGATATTTAGCTAGAGTTCCTATTGCTGAGTATAAAATTGTTGATATTAATCTTAATAAAAATATTCTCACTTTTATGTTTAATGATTTAGCTAATAATAAAGAAATTACTTATAAAACTTTATCTATTCAAGATTTTGTTACTAAATTACTTTTTCATTTACCTTATAAACATTTTAAGATGATTAATAGATTTGGTTTCTATGCTAGAAGAAAATCTAGTAAGTTAAAGTTAGCTCTTACTTTATTTAAGTCTAAACTTAAAAAAGTTCCTTCTCTTTTTAGAAAGAACTTTAAATCTATTTGGGGCTTTGATCCTTTTATGCAGTATTAA
- a CDS encoding OmpA family protein: protein MKKAFLMLTALASLNAVAGVELQIKGGYDVFRRQSITDKFFHDQSNDLERGFVVNAELFPINQYKVEVGVGAEYNFSDKTAGYGFQKWSDVDKTIVAKDAANKYHHVPVYAVIKANVLQLETGDAPLAIVGKLGYGFVRKHGETDAKGSGGLYYAVGLNGEYGPFVVEALASRTHLMVKPTNGGELFSVNNSSVINKVGLTAGLRLGQLDKPMAEEPVLPMVPEKPMVQEKPMVQEKPVEEVKVVEKVVEKVVEKIVEVKVPVYVEPKVKKIELSADTLFKFDKYKLEDMLPAGKAEIVDLVKKLGTDYVRLDRIDLIGHTDRLGSDSYNMALGLRRAQTVRAYLQELGVTTPITVASKGEREPKVNCPGSKATDELKQCLLPNRRVEINLTGLEIQYLEQK from the coding sequence ATGAAAAAGGCATTTTTAATGTTAACTGCTTTAGCTTCATTAAACGCTGTTGCTGGAGTTGAGTTACAAATTAAAGGTGGATACGATGTATTCAGAAGACAATCAATTACTGATAAATTCTTTCATGATCAATCAAACGATTTAGAAAGAGGATTTGTAGTAAATGCAGAATTATTCCCAATTAATCAATATAAAGTTGAAGTTGGGGTAGGAGCAGAGTATAATTTCTCTGACAAAACAGCAGGATATGGATTCCAAAAATGGTCAGATGTTGATAAAACAATAGTTGCAAAAGACGCTGCTAACAAATATCACCATGTACCAGTTTATGCTGTAATTAAAGCTAATGTATTACAATTAGAAACAGGAGATGCACCTCTTGCAATAGTTGGGAAATTAGGATATGGATTTGTAAGAAAACATGGAGAAACTGATGCTAAAGGATCAGGTGGATTATACTATGCAGTGGGATTAAATGGAGAATACGGACCATTTGTTGTAGAAGCATTAGCATCTAGAACACATTTAATGGTTAAACCAACTAATGGTGGAGAATTATTTAGTGTAAATAATTCAAGCGTTATAAATAAAGTTGGATTAACTGCAGGATTAAGATTAGGTCAATTAGATAAACCTATGGCTGAAGAACCTGTATTACCAATGGTTCCAGAAAAACCAATGGTTCAAGAAAAACCAATGGTTCAAGAAAAACCAGTAGAAGAGGTTAAAGTTGTTGAAAAGGTTGTAGAAAAGGTTGTAGAAAAAATCGTAGAAGTTAAAGTTCCAGTTTATGTAGAACCAAAAGTTAAAAAAATAGAGTTAAGTGCAGATACATTATTCAAATTTGACAAATATAAATTAGAAGATATGTTACCTGCAGGTAAAGCTGAAATCGTTGACTTAGTTAAAAAATTAGGAACTGATTATGTAAGATTAGATAGAATTGATTTAATTGGACATACAGATAGATTAGGAAGCGACAGCTATAACATGGCTTTAGGATTAAGACGTGCTCAAACTGTTAGAGCTTACTTACAAGAATTAGGTGTAACAACTCCAATTACTGTTGCAAGTAAAGGTGAAAGAGAACCTAAAGTAAATTGTCCAGGATCAAAAGCTACAGATGAATTAAAACAATGTCTATTACCAAACAGACGTGTTGAAATTAATTTAACTGGATTAGAAATTCAATATTTAGAACAAAAATAA
- a CDS encoding Type 1 glutamine amidotransferase-like domain-containing protein — translation MRYYLTSAAINFEDRLLIKENGFIDDLKSNLKNPCSFLFVANNPENIEMTEKYAGELKNALEIEGIRVNVFNILDNRNKEKVEELVLGADLIFLAGGHVPTQNKFFHDISLKLYIDKYEGVLMSCSAGSMNSATKVYSIPEHDGEVIDKKYDRNLVGLGITDVQILPHFQFLKEEKVDGYKMIEDIAKSDSMGKIFYCLDDGSYVLGIRNKGEVIRGEAYILSDGNLKKICNLDEEYLVKGEL, via the coding sequence ATGAGATATTATTTAACAAGTGCTGCTATAAATTTTGAGGATAGGTTATTAATAAAAGAAAACGGATTTATTGATGATCTTAAATCTAATTTAAAAAATCCATGTTCATTTCTTTTTGTTGCAAATAATCCTGAAAATATAGAGATGACTGAAAAATATGCTGGTGAATTAAAAAATGCATTAGAAATTGAAGGAATAAGAGTAAATGTATTTAATATTTTAGATAATAGAAATAAAGAAAAGGTAGAAGAGTTAGTTCTTGGAGCAGATTTAATATTTTTAGCTGGAGGACATGTTCCTACTCAAAATAAGTTTTTCCATGATATTAGTTTAAAATTGTATATAGATAAGTATGAAGGTGTATTAATGAGTTGTAGTGCAGGGAGTATGAATAGTGCAACTAAAGTATATTCAATACCTGAACATGATGGGGAAGTTATAGATAAGAAATATGATAGAAATCTTGTAGGATTAGGAATAACAGATGTACAAATATTACCACATTTTCAATTTTTAAAAGAAGAGAAAGTAGATGGATATAAAATGATAGAGGATATTGCTAAAAGTGATAGTATGGGTAAAATTTTTTATTGTCTTGATGATGGAAGCTATGTATTAGGAATTAGAAATAAAGGTGAAGTTATTAGAGGTGAGGCATATATTTTATCTGATGGGAATTTAAAGAAGATTTGTAATTTAGATGAAGAATATTTAGTGAAAGGGGAATTATGA
- a CDS encoding AEC family transporter: MLLENLKVVLNDKFLSAIFSTIFIILLGYYLRKKQIVNEHASKVLSSILLSAALPALAFKAFLADISEKTYTTGINVLVFGFVAYILLILIGKALYANKKGDLKDALVVLTAFGSTTFFGIPIINGLFGNEGTLYANVFNIAYRVFLYSYALIVMSGAKFDKKNLKQIFANPIIIATFLGLFLWIFQSAMPQTSIMVKDAKTGEMIAKSISIFRIDKTLPWLFNGINYLATLSSPLAWLAIGMTLAQISLKEALKEKLTLVYAFNKLLLIPALFFVILVVLNKFGITFTYEAIAAIIIMLATPPATVAVAYAIKFEKEAVLSSNISLVNTVFAIFAIILWILILAATHAAGII; the protein is encoded by the coding sequence ATGTTATTAGAAAACTTAAAGGTAGTCTTAAACGATAAATTTTTATCAGCTATCTTTTCAACAATTTTTATAATACTTTTAGGGTATTATTTAAGAAAAAAACAAATAGTAAATGAACATGCTTCAAAAGTATTAAGTTCAATTTTACTAAGTGCTGCATTACCTGCATTAGCTTTCAAAGCTTTCTTAGCAGATATCAGCGAGAAAACTTATACTACAGGAATTAATGTGTTAGTATTTGGTTTTGTAGCATATATTTTATTAATCTTAATTGGTAAAGCATTATATGCAAACAAAAAAGGAGATTTAAAAGATGCTTTAGTTGTATTAACAGCTTTTGGATCTACTACTTTCTTTGGGATCCCTATAATTAATGGATTATTTGGTAACGAAGGAACTCTTTATGCTAATGTATTCAATATAGCTTATAGAGTATTTCTTTATTCTTACGCTCTAATAGTTATGAGTGGCGCAAAATTTGATAAGAAAAACTTAAAACAAATTTTTGCTAACCCTATCATAATTGCAACTTTTTTAGGATTATTTTTATGGATATTCCAATCAGCAATGCCACAAACAAGCATCATGGTTAAAGATGCAAAAACTGGAGAAATGATTGCAAAAAGTATTTCTATTTTTAGAATAGACAAAACTTTACCTTGGTTATTCAATGGTATAAATTATTTAGCTACATTATCATCACCACTTGCATGGCTTGCAATAGGTATGACTTTAGCTCAAATATCATTAAAAGAAGCATTAAAAGAAAAATTAACATTAGTTTATGCATTTAACAAATTATTATTAATACCTGCATTATTCTTTGTAATTTTAGTAGTATTAAACAAATTTGGAATCACATTTACTTATGAAGCTATTGCAGCTATTATTATAATGCTTGCAACACCACCTGCTACAGTAGCCGTTGCTTATGCAATTAAATTTGAAAAAGAAGCAGTGCTTTCATCTAATATTTCATTAGTAAATACAGTATTTGCAATTTTCGCAATAATCTTATGGATATTAATTCTTGCAGCTACACACGCAGCTGGGATAATATAA